From the genome of Scytonema hofmannii PCC 7110, one region includes:
- a CDS encoding serine protease — protein sequence MGHEQTNHRFLTFRIWISTLLMLPVQDCYLSVSTPTVFAIQQSSRLSSRQLQKLAQSITISIVSGERGGSGILIQKEGDLYTVLTSQHVVDAGKAHLIYTNDGQSYPAELVKGVNYNHLDLILLRFRSTKNYITAPIGNSLTLKEGDEVFSAGFPVEGHSSQVKRLVFRTGRVSLLLRRPLKGGYRVGYTNEIDKGMSGGPMLNSAGRVVGINGIHAQPLWGDPYVYEDGSQPNDALRDRMRRSSWGVPIETLARLEPPMMTPKHLQNQPRGRRATTKPIPPATSLVDNLAKEITVQIAWQNSHGAGVIAAKEGNKYYVLTAGHVVRGRNELKVVTHDQKQYSVDMKAVKTWEGTDLALLQFISNNTYQVGVLADYDLGNEDRVVFVSGTPVSKKTVEQSNRQFSVGLLYGGGIERAKDARSFAFGYDLIYTNSTSKGMSGSPVLDSLGRVIGIHTAAEGDPTLIKQKTGEEREIQLGYSLGVPIRTFLALMQQDKQQISFKIQTSLPPRLSAPQLDEMMTSSFNLEPPGSGSDEFDWLSYGNKLLRSQKYEKASTAFERAIHIKPDFYQAWYAKGRAQRLQRRYKEALVSFNQATSYNPTYDPAWRELGDTLFALNRYEEARLALEKVVELKPDEFMAYRGLCNVLGELGNYAQAIKACDRTIKINPQPLQYILRGEIHRNMGDIQEAIKNFDTALRLQPDNPFAYQQKGVAKSQEGNYQGALADLNKAISLHPDNAYAYGERGVVYAQMGNRLAFIEDFNKATRLEPDSASIYSKRGLARYHLQDFKEAIEDYTTAIGFAPESAHIYYKKLGDVRTAQKDFEAASKNYTEAIRLQPNYTPAYVGRGIARARVGNHLGMLEDFNQALSLQPDNAWLYSYRGDARFILKDSQGGMEDYSKAIALFPQLGYLYYMLRGNARQEQKDYKGAISDYNEALSLKPNFALAYNNRGLARVAWDENGAISRVRLAPGAIASVSSGLYINSKQSGGTQKDYERAIADFTEAIRYKPDFALAYNNRGFARYAQKDYEGALADYNQAIQLHPKNALLYISRAFVRSARKDDKGAIEDFNQAVRLKPELVDAYKDQGFARPLQKN from the coding sequence ATGGGACACGAGCAAACAAATCATCGTTTTCTGACTTTCCGCATCTGGATAAGTACATTGTTGATGTTACCAGTACAGGATTGTTACTTAAGTGTTTCTACCCCTACAGTTTTTGCCATACAGCAATCTTCCAGGTTGTCCTCAAGACAACTGCAAAAGCTGGCTCAATCTATCACAATCAGCATTGTCTCCGGAGAAAGAGGCGGATCTGGAATTCTGATTCAGAAAGAAGGGGATCTGTATACAGTTTTAACCAGTCAGCACGTTGTAGATGCGGGAAAAGCTCATCTAATTTATACCAACGATGGTCAAAGCTACCCTGCTGAGTTGGTGAAAGGGGTAAATTACAATCATCTGGATTTAATTTTATTACGGTTTCGTTCAACTAAAAACTATATCACAGCTCCTATAGGCAATTCATTGACTTTGAAAGAAGGAGATGAAGTATTTTCTGCTGGTTTTCCTGTTGAGGGTCATTCGTCTCAGGTAAAACGGTTGGTGTTCAGGACGGGACGCGTCTCTCTGCTTTTACGACGTCCTTTGAAAGGAGGTTACCGAGTTGGGTATACCAATGAAATTGACAAGGGTATGAGTGGAGGACCGATGCTCAATAGTGCGGGGAGAGTTGTTGGTATCAATGGTATCCACGCTCAACCCCTATGGGGCGATCCTTACGTATATGAAGATGGCTCTCAGCCCAATGATGCTTTACGCGATCGCATGAGAAGATCGAGTTGGGGAGTGCCTATTGAGACACTAGCTCGGCTAGAACCACCCATGATGACACCAAAGCATTTGCAAAATCAGCCAAGAGGTAGGAGAGCGACAACCAAACCCATACCTCCTGCTACAAGTCTAGTTGACAATCTTGCCAAAGAAATTACAGTGCAGATCGCTTGGCAAAATAGCCATGGAGCGGGAGTTATTGCTGCAAAAGAAGGTAATAAATACTACGTCCTCACGGCAGGACATGTGGTTCGTGGTAGGAACGAACTAAAAGTTGTCACTCACGACCAAAAGCAATACTCTGTAGACATGAAGGCAGTGAAAACCTGGGAAGGGACAGATCTAGCTCTGTTACAGTTTATTAGTAATAACACTTATCAAGTGGGTGTTCTGGCTGACTACGACTTGGGTAATGAAGATAGAGTCGTTTTTGTCTCTGGGACACCTGTATCAAAAAAGACTGTGGAACAATCAAACCGTCAGTTTAGCGTGGGATTGTTGTACGGAGGGGGAATCGAACGCGCCAAGGATGCTCGTTCTTTTGCTTTTGGATATGATTTAATTTATACCAATTCCACTAGCAAAGGCATGAGCGGTAGCCCCGTGTTGGACAGCTTGGGTCGAGTCATTGGCATTCACACAGCAGCAGAAGGAGACCCAACTTTAATTAAACAGAAAACAGGTGAAGAACGAGAAATCCAATTGGGATACAGTTTGGGTGTACCCATCCGCACGTTTCTGGCATTAATGCAACAGGACAAACAACAGATTAGCTTTAAAATACAGACTTCTCTACCACCGCGACTGAGCGCTCCACAATTAGATGAAATGATGACATCTTCTTTTAATTTAGAACCACCAGGAAGCGGCTCGGATGAATTTGATTGGCTCAGTTATGGTAACAAACTACTGCGATCGCAAAAATACGAAAAAGCATCTACTGCTTTTGAGCGAGCAATACATATCAAGCCAGACTTTTATCAAGCTTGGTATGCAAAGGGAAGAGCGCAACGTTTGCAACGGAGATATAAAGAAGCATTGGTATCTTTTAATCAAGCAACCTCATACAATCCCACATACGATCCAGCATGGCGCGAACTGGGGGATACCCTTTTTGCTTTAAATCGATACGAAGAAGCACGTCTAGCTCTAGAAAAAGTGGTTGAACTCAAGCCAGATGAGTTTATGGCTTATCGAGGACTGTGTAACGTTTTGGGTGAATTAGGAAATTACGCACAAGCCATTAAAGCTTGCGATCGAACTATCAAAATTAATCCCCAACCGTTGCAGTATATTCTTCGGGGTGAAATCCATAGAAACATGGGAGATATTCAAGAAGCCATTAAGAATTTCGACACAGCTTTGCGCCTTCAGCCCGATAACCCCTTTGCATATCAACAAAAAGGTGTAGCAAAGTCTCAAGAAGGAAATTATCAAGGAGCACTTGCAGATTTAAATAAAGCGATAAGTCTTCACCCTGACAATGCCTATGCCTATGGGGAGCGAGGAGTGGTCTATGCTCAAATGGGCAATAGGTTGGCATTTATAGAAGATTTTAACAAAGCTACGCGCCTTGAACCTGACTCTGCCTCTATCTATAGTAAACGGGGTCTTGCTCGCTATCATCTCCAAGATTTTAAGGAAGCCATTGAAGATTACACTACAGCGATTGGCTTTGCGCCAGAATCAGCTCATATCTATTACAAAAAGCTGGGTGATGTCAGAACGGCACAGAAAGATTTTGAGGCAGCTAGCAAAAATTATACCGAAGCAATACGCTTGCAACCAAACTATACTCCTGCTTATGTTGGGCGGGGAATTGCCCGTGCTAGAGTCGGAAACCATCTGGGAATGCTTGAGGACTTTAATCAAGCTTTGAGTTTACAGCCAGATAATGCTTGGTTGTACAGCTACCGGGGAGATGCTCGGTTTATTTTAAAAGATTCCCAAGGGGGAATGGAGGACTATAGTAAGGCGATCGCTCTGTTTCCCCAACTTGGATATCTGTATTATATGTTGCGCGGTAACGCTCGACAGGAACAGAAAGACTACAAAGGAGCGATATCAGACTATAATGAAGCACTTAGTCTCAAACCAAACTTTGCTCTAGCCTACAACAACCGGGGACTGGCGCGTGTTGCTTGGGATGAAAATGGTGCGATAAGCAGGGTACGGCTTGCGCCAGGGGCGATCGCATCTGTTTCATCGGGGCTGTACATTAATTCAAAACAATCAGGCGGAACGCAGAAAGATTACGAGCGTGCGATCGCTGATTTCACCGAAGCAATTCGCTATAAGCCAGATTTTGCCCTTGCTTATAATAACCGAGGTTTTGCCCGTTATGCTCAGAAGGATTATGAAGGAGCACTTGCTGATTACAACCAGGCAATCCAGCTCCATCCTAAAAATGCTTTACTCTATATCAGCCGTGCTTTTGTGCGTTCCGCTCGCAAAGATGATAAAGGAGCAATTGAGGATTTCAACCAAGCGGTTCGTTTGAAGCCAGAATTAGTTGACGCTTACAAAGACCAAGGTTTTGCTCGTCCTTTGCAAAAAAATTAA
- a CDS encoding COP23 domain-containing protein, which yields MKAKMFAKILAASAIALGSTVTMARPIRAQTTTYFCASNKDGVPTTYARTATGKKIALISWKRTWSHTYSAKARCELVSARFQHASQDGVLNYLTTGFMNGQTVLCAASRYGDTCSHLLLTLRPEDNASLVIENLRQMGYTASGPIVQSEEVSPHIYIDMNQLLREQLSHIE from the coding sequence ATGAAAGCTAAAATGTTTGCCAAGATTCTAGCTGCAAGTGCGATCGCACTCGGTAGCACTGTAACCATGGCTCGACCTATCCGTGCTCAAACGACAACATACTTTTGTGCGTCCAATAAGGATGGCGTCCCCACCACATATGCTCGAACCGCAACAGGAAAGAAAATTGCACTCATTAGTTGGAAGAGAACCTGGAGTCATACATATTCTGCTAAAGCCCGGTGTGAGTTAGTTTCCGCTCGGTTCCAACATGCCTCTCAAGATGGCGTGCTCAATTATCTCACGACTGGATTTATGAATGGTCAAACAGTTTTGTGTGCTGCTAGCCGATATGGCGATACCTGTAGCCACTTACTTCTTACCCTAAGACCAGAGGACAATGCCAGCCTAGTTATTGAAAACCTGAGACAAATGGGATATACAGCCAGTGGTCCAATCGTACAATCAGAGGAAGTGTCTCCCCATATCTATATTGATATGAATCAGCTCTTACGGGAACAACTGTCTCATATTGAGTAA
- a CDS encoding chloride channel protein — protein sequence MSPPLLTKSFRAFWQPRRGLAIAEASVIGLVAALSAVFFKVGSGWLGTWRVQSSHILPAWLVLPIIGVSFGYLAGLLVERLAPEASGGGIPQVKASLANVPVTLSWRVAAVKLVSATIALGSGLTLGRQGPTVHVGAALAAGMSRWVPTSPDHRRQMIAAGAGAGLAAAFNAPIAGVLFIVEELLQDLSGLTLGTAIIASFIGGVVSRLLGGRSLELSLELAKSSSSFSLPEIPFYLILGILAGLLAGLFNRGLIASISVYRKLHISLPLRVALAGLISGLVVAMLPVPFRNNTGLREFVITGGVDPLIAVLAFVAQFILTLVAFGSGAPGGLFAPSLILGSCLGYIIGVFQSYVLGRGDATTYALAGMGAFFSAVSKVPITAIVIVFEMTTDFNLVLPLMIGSVTSYLVAEKILPGSLYDRLLQLNGINIQKQAPIEEVLTKLTAKDVMQQRVETLEAEMTLEEVAEIFSRSHHRGFPVVEDSKLVGIITQSDLLKMRDKPKDSPLRDIMTGDPLTVNPTHNLSNVLYLLDRYQISRLPVVEGRRLIGIITRADIIRAEAKYLNAENKQSGPRLEPSYVVYQTRSPSTGSGRLLVPIANPETAGTLLEMAAAIACDRHYEIECVQVMLVSRHSSTTETPVKTTKSRRLLRLAEAMGKKRKIPIHTQIRVTHDIAHAILETIKERHIDLILMGWKGNTSTPGRIFGNVVDTIVRQATCEVMVVKLGTTQESIVNGHQLPLPTPHSPLPTPFNRWLVPMAGGPNAWVAIKLLPALVTLGNNPKIRLTRVFKPSEEAPDMTVLEEAIRQLIRRRKLASTVIATPVKAESVSEGVISLVKKEHYDVVILGASREGMLQHAINGNIPEAIASGVDITVILVRGALTN from the coding sequence ATGTCGCCTCCTTTACTTACTAAATCCTTCCGTGCATTTTGGCAACCAAGAAGAGGTTTAGCAATTGCAGAAGCGTCAGTGATTGGTTTGGTTGCAGCTTTATCCGCAGTCTTCTTCAAAGTGGGATCGGGATGGTTGGGGACTTGGCGAGTCCAAAGTTCCCATATTCTTCCAGCTTGGTTGGTTTTACCCATCATTGGTGTGAGCTTTGGGTATCTTGCTGGGTTATTGGTAGAAAGGTTAGCACCCGAAGCATCCGGAGGCGGTATTCCTCAAGTAAAAGCGTCGCTTGCTAACGTACCTGTAACACTATCGTGGCGTGTTGCTGCTGTGAAGCTTGTCAGTGCAACCATTGCTTTAGGGTCGGGTTTAACCCTCGGTCGTCAAGGTCCTACCGTTCATGTTGGGGCGGCGTTAGCTGCGGGGATGAGTCGCTGGGTTCCGACTTCTCCCGATCATCGACGACAAATGATCGCAGCTGGTGCTGGTGCGGGATTGGCTGCAGCTTTTAATGCTCCCATTGCAGGAGTATTGTTTATCGTAGAGGAATTGCTCCAAGATTTATCAGGACTGACTTTAGGAACGGCTATTATTGCTTCGTTTATTGGTGGGGTCGTCTCGCGGTTGTTGGGTGGACGAAGTTTGGAACTGAGCCTGGAGTTAGCTAAATCTTCTAGCAGCTTTTCTCTGCCAGAAATACCTTTTTACCTGATTTTGGGAATTTTAGCAGGATTGCTCGCAGGTTTGTTTAATCGGGGGTTAATTGCAAGTATCAGTGTATACCGTAAACTTCATATCAGTTTACCTTTGAGGGTCGCTTTAGCAGGTTTGATATCAGGTTTGGTAGTTGCAATGCTACCCGTTCCTTTCCGGAATAATACTGGATTGCGGGAGTTTGTGATTACAGGTGGAGTCGATCCTCTCATAGCAGTGCTGGCTTTTGTGGCTCAATTCATCCTAACTTTAGTCGCATTTGGTTCGGGCGCGCCTGGAGGATTGTTTGCTCCTAGTCTAATTCTAGGTTCTTGTTTGGGCTACATCATTGGTGTTTTTCAGTCATACGTTTTGGGAAGAGGGGATGCTACGACTTACGCACTAGCGGGAATGGGAGCATTTTTTAGCGCTGTCTCTAAAGTACCAATCACAGCAATTGTGATTGTGTTTGAGATGACAACAGATTTTAATTTAGTTCTGCCGTTGATGATTGGTTCAGTGACTTCTTACCTAGTGGCTGAAAAAATCTTGCCAGGATCTTTGTATGACAGACTTTTACAGCTAAATGGTATCAATATCCAAAAACAAGCCCCTATTGAGGAAGTCTTAACAAAACTGACAGCAAAAGACGTGATGCAACAACGGGTAGAAACTCTTGAGGCAGAAATGACTCTAGAAGAAGTGGCAGAGATTTTCTCCCGTTCTCATCATCGAGGTTTTCCAGTGGTGGAAGACAGCAAACTAGTGGGTATTATTACTCAAAGCGATTTACTGAAAATGCGCGACAAGCCAAAGGATTCTCCTTTAAGGGATATTATGACAGGCGATCCGTTGACGGTGAATCCCACTCATAACCTCAGTAATGTACTGTACTTACTAGATCGCTACCAAATTAGTCGTTTACCAGTTGTTGAAGGGCGCAGACTTATTGGTATCATTACCCGTGCTGACATTATTCGGGCAGAAGCAAAGTATCTCAATGCCGAAAATAAGCAGTCAGGACCGCGATTGGAACCTTCTTATGTTGTGTATCAAACACGATCGCCCAGTACTGGTAGCGGTAGGTTATTAGTCCCAATTGCCAATCCAGAAACCGCCGGTACACTCTTGGAAATGGCAGCAGCCATCGCCTGCGATCGCCATTATGAAATAGAATGCGTACAAGTCATGCTGGTTTCCCGTCACAGTTCTACCACCGAAACACCTGTAAAAACAACAAAAAGCCGTCGTCTCCTGCGCTTAGCAGAGGCTATGGGGAAAAAACGCAAAATTCCCATACATACACAAATCCGGGTTACCCACGATATAGCCCATGCAATTCTAGAGACAATTAAAGAAAGACATATCGACCTAATTTTAATGGGGTGGAAGGGTAACACTTCCACCCCAGGTCGTATTTTTGGCAACGTTGTAGATACTATAGTTCGTCAAGCAACCTGCGAAGTTATGGTAGTAAAGTTAGGGACAACTCAAGAGTCAATAGTTAACGGTCATCAACTCCCACTCCCCACTCCCCACTCCCCACTCCCTACTCCCTTCAATCGCTGGTTAGTCCCAATGGCTGGTGGTCCTAATGCATGGGTTGCAATTAAATTGCTACCTGCTTTAGTCACATTGGGGAATAACCCAAAAATTCGTCTCACACGGGTGTTTAAGCCATCAGAAGAAGCACCAGATATGACCGTTTTAGAAGAAGCAATCCGCCAACTTATCCGCCGTCGCAAATTAGCAAGTACCGTAATTGCTACTCCAGTGAAAGCTGAGTCTGTTTCTGAAGGAGTTATTAGCTTAGTCAAAAAAGAACATTATGATGTTGTTATTTTAGGTGCTTCTCGTGAAGGGATGCTACAGCATGCTATTAACGGCAATATTCCAGAAGCAATTGCTTCTGGTGTGGATATTACAGTCATTTTGGTAAGGGGAGCACTTACAAATTAA
- a CDS encoding MFS transporter, translating to MAWRLVQGAGAGAGMVMTLAIVRDLFEGAAARAQLSYVNLIMSVAPTIAPTIGGLVIAIANWRAIYGTLAVGGFLLLLSVAFGLGESLAHRDLNAIQPSRLIKNYGRILSNPICLGYALVNALYFGCMFAYVAGSPLVMLDVFGVSTTTYGWLFASTAFGIMVGSFLNGRLSIRGVSPTKLLTMGLVIGTASAVALVIVSVSGVAQVTTLIPLLILNTFCRGIVSPNAIHSAIQPVPESAGVASAVVGFLQMLSGALASGLVAFLYDGHTAIAMSSVMALFAIASYAAYAGLARPAERRLTRQEK from the coding sequence ATTGCTTGGCGCTTAGTTCAGGGTGCAGGTGCAGGTGCGGGTATGGTTATGACGCTAGCGATTGTCCGGGATTTATTTGAAGGAGCAGCAGCACGCGCCCAACTATCTTATGTCAACCTCATCATGAGTGTAGCGCCAACGATCGCACCGACAATTGGTGGGTTAGTGATAGCGATCGCAAATTGGCGGGCGATTTATGGAACGCTGGCTGTGGGAGGGTTTTTGCTCTTGCTGTCCGTTGCCTTTGGACTGGGCGAGTCGCTGGCTCACCGCGATCTAAATGCCATCCAGCCATCTCGGCTCATTAAAAATTACGGGCGTATTCTCAGCAATCCCATTTGTCTCGGCTATGCCCTTGTCAATGCCCTGTATTTTGGGTGTATGTTTGCCTACGTAGCGGGATCGCCATTGGTGATGCTCGATGTCTTTGGTGTCTCAACCACAACTTACGGTTGGCTATTTGCATCAACTGCTTTTGGCATTATGGTGGGATCGTTCCTCAACGGACGCTTGAGTATCCGTGGTGTGTCGCCTACAAAGTTGCTAACTATGGGGTTGGTGATTGGTACTGCGTCGGCTGTAGCACTGGTGATTGTTTCGGTGAGTGGTGTCGCACAAGTGACTACACTCATCCCCCTACTCATACTCAATACCTTCTGTCGCGGGATCGTATCACCAAACGCGATACACAGTGCCATCCAGCCAGTGCCAGAAAGTGCTGGAGTCGCCAGTGCTGTAGTTGGATTTCTGCAAATGCTGAGTGGCGCACTCGCAAGTGGACTGGTTGCTTTCCTTTATGATGGGCACACTGCCATCGCTATGTCCAGTGTCATGGCATTGTTTGCGATCGCTTCTTACGCCGCCTATGCCGGACTTGCACGCCCTGCTGAGCGTCGTCTCACCAGGCAGGAAAAATGA
- a CDS encoding TldD/PmbA family protein yields MEPQKLPQYSLAEQLLELSVKSGAEAAEVYQSLSLSRPVFFEANRLKQLETSQSEGTALRLWQNGRPGLAVAYGPVEPQALVERALALSQLNQQEIVELNGNSKPFYPDLGKSVPVEKLVEWGKEAIALVREVYPDVICTGDWECDVETTRLINTRGLDCHYTDTTLSCYIEAEWVRGDDFLSVADGETERNDLQPEKVAQQILQRLAWAKENVASPNGRVPVLFTSKAADMLWSTVQAALNGKRVLEKASPWAERIGKFVVSPTLTLYQDPQAGPYSCPFDDEGTPTQPLVFIENGILQHFYSDRTTGRQLGIPSTGNSFRPGLNSYPTPGLFNFLIQPGSGTLQELIQHLDRGLIVDQMLGGNTEMSGDFSINVDLGYLVQDGEAIGRIKDTMVAGNVYTVLKQLVKLGSDADWNGSCYTPSLIVEELSITGKQ; encoded by the coding sequence ATGGAGCCTCAAAAATTACCTCAATATTCACTAGCAGAGCAATTGCTTGAACTTTCGGTAAAATCTGGAGCAGAAGCAGCCGAAGTGTATCAATCACTCTCGCTGTCTCGACCCGTGTTTTTTGAAGCCAATCGCCTTAAGCAGTTAGAAACCAGTCAATCAGAAGGTACAGCATTGCGGTTGTGGCAAAACGGGCGTCCAGGGTTAGCCGTAGCTTACGGTCCGGTGGAACCACAAGCATTGGTAGAACGTGCTTTAGCCCTAAGTCAATTGAATCAACAAGAAATAGTAGAATTAAATGGGAACTCCAAGCCTTTCTACCCAGATTTGGGGAAAAGTGTGCCTGTAGAAAAGTTGGTAGAATGGGGTAAAGAAGCGATCGCACTCGTTCGCGAGGTTTACCCAGATGTAATTTGTACTGGTGACTGGGAATGCGATGTGGAAACGACTAGACTTATCAACACTAGAGGTTTAGATTGTCACTACACTGATACAACTCTCAGTTGCTATATAGAAGCAGAATGGGTACGCGGTGATGATTTCTTAAGCGTTGCTGATGGTGAAACAGAACGCAATGACCTACAGCCTGAAAAAGTCGCTCAGCAAATTTTACAACGGTTGGCGTGGGCAAAAGAAAATGTAGCATCCCCTAACGGTCGCGTTCCAGTTCTATTCACGTCTAAAGCAGCAGATATGCTTTGGAGTACCGTGCAAGCAGCTTTAAATGGCAAAAGAGTCTTGGAAAAAGCTTCCCCCTGGGCAGAACGCATTGGAAAATTCGTGGTTTCTCCAACTTTAACCCTGTATCAAGACCCCCAAGCAGGACCCTATAGCTGTCCGTTTGATGATGAAGGGACTCCAACTCAGCCTTTAGTCTTTATTGAAAATGGTATTCTACAGCATTTTTACAGCGATCGCACAACTGGGCGTCAATTAGGCATTCCATCTACTGGTAATAGTTTTCGTCCTGGGTTAAATAGCTACCCCACCCCTGGCTTATTTAATTTTCTCATCCAACCCGGTTCTGGAACTTTACAAGAGTTGATTCAACATTTAGACCGAGGATTGATCGTGGATCAAATGCTAGGTGGAAATACTGAGATGTCAGGAGACTTTTCTATTAATGTTGATTTAGGCTACCTTGTTCAAGATGGTGAAGCGATCGGACGTATCAAGGATACAATGGTCGCTGGCAACGTTTATACAGTTCTCAAACAACTCGTTAAATTGGGCAGCGATGCCGATTGGAATGGTTCTTGTTACACACCATCTCTAATAGTAGAAGAACTTTCTATCACGGGGAAACAGTGA
- a CDS encoding Tab2/Atab2 family RNA-binding protein, whose product MGSIWELDFYSRPIVDENQKKLWEVLVCESPLDTSTKVDSVFRFAKYCPSTEVNSVWLRTAVEEAIEKAGASPRRIRFFRRQMNNMITKACKDLGIPAQQSRRTLLLNQWLQHRMEDVYPQEAGYQAGTNPSVRLENPLPQRLPDALEGQQWSFVTLQGTDFAEMHEWEIGFSEAFPLDLVQVSPETRIPGILIFSPRALPLAAWMSGLELAWLKFDNSQGARLILETGATESWILANIKNAKTLAEAKGFEEAKQKANGVHFIAVQSNPQEESFAGFWLLQEVNLP is encoded by the coding sequence ATGGGCAGTATTTGGGAACTAGATTTTTACTCACGTCCAATAGTGGACGAAAATCAAAAAAAACTTTGGGAAGTCTTGGTATGCGAAAGCCCGTTAGATACGAGCACCAAAGTAGATTCTGTTTTTCGCTTTGCCAAGTATTGCCCCAGTACTGAAGTCAATTCAGTATGGTTGCGGACGGCTGTAGAAGAAGCCATTGAGAAAGCAGGTGCTTCTCCAAGGAGAATTCGCTTTTTCCGTCGCCAAATGAACAATATGATTACAAAAGCCTGCAAAGACCTTGGTATTCCCGCACAACAAAGTCGCCGGACTTTGCTGCTGAACCAATGGCTGCAACACAGGATGGAAGACGTCTATCCCCAGGAAGCAGGGTATCAAGCAGGAACTAATCCCTCAGTGCGTTTGGAAAATCCCTTACCCCAACGGTTACCAGACGCTTTAGAAGGACAGCAGTGGTCATTTGTTACCTTACAGGGTACGGATTTTGCTGAGATGCACGAGTGGGAAATTGGTTTTAGCGAAGCATTTCCTTTAGATCTCGTGCAAGTTTCCCCTGAAACCCGCATTCCCGGTATTTTGATTTTCTCACCCAGAGCATTACCTCTAGCGGCTTGGATGTCTGGTTTGGAGTTGGCGTGGTTGAAATTTGATAACAGTCAAGGAGCAAGATTAATCTTAGAAACTGGTGCTACTGAAAGCTGGATTTTGGCAAATATCAAAAATGCCAAAACTCTGGCAGAAGCTAAAGGTTTTGAAGAAGCAAAGCAGAAAGCCAACGGAGTGCATTTTATAGCAGTGCAGTCCAATCCGCAAGAAGAATCTTTTGCTGGATTTTGGCTTTTACAAGAGGTCAATCTGCCGTAA